The Candidatus Desulfatibia profunda genome has a window encoding:
- a CDS encoding thioesterase family protein — translation MTEALKVGMTHQMQRQTTAEMSAQKVYPHVPNVYATRAMVGHIEEVCADLVLPHLSEGEQTVGIGMQFKHIAATPLGMKVRFSAKLIEVDGLKLTFEVAGFDEVDKIGEATHQRFIINAAKFNGRVAKKAEKISK, via the coding sequence ATGACTGAAGCATTGAAGGTTGGCATGACGCACCAAATGCAGCGGCAAACCACCGCGGAGATGTCGGCACAGAAGGTCTATCCCCATGTTCCCAATGTCTATGCCACCCGGGCGATGGTGGGGCATATCGAAGAAGTCTGTGCGGATTTGGTTCTTCCCCACCTAAGTGAAGGTGAACAAACTGTCGGTATCGGCATGCAATTCAAGCATATAGCCGCCACACCCCTGGGAATGAAAGTGCGCTTCAGCGCCAAGCTGATCGAAGTGGACGGACTCAAATTGACCTTTGAGGTGGCAGGCTTTGACGAGGTGGACAAGATCGGTGAGGCCACCCACCAGCGCTTTATCATCAACGCCGCAAAGTTTAACGGTCGGGTGGCCAAAAAAGCTGAAAAAATAAGTAAATAA
- a CDS encoding acetate--CoA ligase family protein has translation MGANDSISRLDAIIRPKSVAVIGASTSPGKLGHEILKNIVAGGFQGVVYPINPKADAILDLPCYAGIKDIEKAPDLAVIIIPARLVPQAVRDCGEKGVKGAVIITGGFSEASAQGEALQQQVIEVAQQFGVRLIGPNCQGVNNPYHPICASWPLLTYRGKVALISQSGTVGAAMMDWFSEENLGTSGFVSMGNRADVDEADLISYFNHDPHTEVIAAYIEGIKRPENFIRAVRQLQKPLVVLKSGRTPKGKVAAESHTKSLAGADAIYEALFTRYNICRAYTIEEFYDYAKALAYLKPPRGNRILFITTSGGAAILATDQAEQEGLDVSPLPQEAAEAVAPLIPAHAIKANPIDLTGDATAQMFADVIEVTRTYYDTLGIIFGDPVQDASQVVTPGANELIIFLGGADVERKERERMHLKGIPVFPTPERGIKALARILERKTLAAPQKPTLIVPAAGRQLPLHRAFEQIAAQGLPCTDFALADSSAGSARIARKLGFPVALKISSPDILHKSDAGGVHLNLNSAEAVEKAYGELLAAVKKMRPGARVDGVLVSKMALPGLEVIAGMNRDPQFGPVILFGLGGIMVEIFQDVSLRLLPLSQDEALAMIREIKGYGLIAGYRGRPPVDESALADCILAVARIAEDHPEITEIDLNPVFAYPDGILVADARIVIQTITG, from the coding sequence ATGGGGGCGAATGACTCAATCAGCCGGTTGGATGCCATTATAAGACCCAAAAGCGTGGCGGTTATCGGAGCCTCAACCAGTCCGGGCAAGCTGGGCCATGAAATCCTGAAAAACATTGTGGCCGGCGGTTTTCAGGGAGTTGTATATCCCATCAACCCCAAAGCCGATGCTATTCTCGATCTTCCCTGTTATGCCGGCATCAAAGATATTGAGAAAGCTCCGGACCTTGCCGTCATCATCATCCCGGCCCGTCTGGTGCCCCAGGCCGTTCGGGACTGCGGGGAAAAAGGTGTCAAGGGCGCCGTCATCATTACCGGCGGCTTCAGTGAGGCCAGTGCCCAAGGCGAGGCCCTGCAACAGCAGGTAATTGAAGTGGCTCAACAATTCGGCGTGCGTCTGATCGGGCCCAACTGCCAGGGGGTCAACAATCCCTATCATCCCATCTGTGCCTCCTGGCCCTTGCTCACCTACCGGGGAAAGGTTGCGCTCATTTCCCAGAGCGGCACGGTGGGAGCCGCCATGATGGACTGGTTCTCCGAGGAAAATCTGGGAACATCCGGTTTTGTCAGTATGGGCAACCGGGCGGATGTAGATGAGGCCGACCTTATCAGCTATTTCAACCATGATCCGCATACCGAAGTGATTGCCGCCTATATCGAAGGGATAAAACGCCCTGAAAATTTTATCCGGGCGGTGCGGCAGCTTCAAAAACCGCTGGTGGTTCTCAAGTCCGGCCGTACACCCAAGGGCAAAGTGGCAGCCGAGTCCCATACCAAGTCCCTGGCCGGGGCCGACGCCATTTACGAGGCCCTTTTTACCAGATATAATATCTGTCGCGCTTACACCATTGAAGAATTTTATGACTATGCCAAAGCCCTGGCCTATCTGAAACCGCCCAGAGGCAATCGCATTCTTTTTATTACCACATCGGGAGGCGCCGCCATTCTGGCTACGGATCAGGCCGAACAGGAAGGCCTTGATGTGTCGCCCCTGCCGCAAGAGGCGGCGGAAGCGGTCGCGCCGCTGATTCCGGCCCATGCCATTAAAGCCAATCCCATTGACCTTACCGGTGATGCTACCGCCCAAATGTTTGCCGATGTCATAGAGGTGACCCGGACATATTACGATACCCTGGGTATTATTTTCGGCGATCCAGTGCAGGATGCTTCCCAGGTAGTCACCCCCGGCGCCAACGAGCTGATCATCTTTTTAGGCGGCGCGGATGTAGAGCGTAAAGAGCGCGAGCGCATGCACCTTAAAGGAATTCCGGTATTTCCCACGCCCGAACGCGGGATAAAGGCCCTGGCCCGGATTCTGGAGCGCAAAACCTTAGCGGCACCACAAAAACCAACTCTCATCGTTCCGGCCGCCGGCCGCCAACTGCCGCTGCACCGGGCCTTTGAACAGATTGCCGCCCAAGGACTGCCCTGTACCGATTTTGCCCTGGCCGACAGTTCGGCCGGCAGTGCCCGAATTGCCCGGAAATTGGGATTCCCGGTTGCTCTCAAAATCAGCTCTCCTGACATCCTTCACAAGAGCGATGCCGGCGGTGTGCACCTTAACTTGAATTCGGCTGAAGCGGTGGAGAAAGCATACGGCGAGCTGCTGGCGGCTGTGAAAAAAATGCGGCCCGGGGCCCGCGTGGACGGGGTATTGGTGAGCAAGATGGCATTGCCCGGCCTGGAAGTCATCGCGGGCATGAATCGTGATCCGCAATTCGGCCCGGTAATCCTTTTTGGTCTGGGCGGCATCATGGTGGAGATTTTTCAGGATGTGAGTTTGCGGCTTTTACCGCTGTCGCAGGATGAAGCTCTGGCCATGATTCGAGAGATCAAGGGCTATGGACTGATTGCCGGTTATCGCGGACGGCCGCCAGTGGATGAATCTGCCTTGGCCGATTGTATTTTGGCGGTGGCCCGGATCGCCGAGGACCATCCAGAGATTACTGAAATTGATCTGAATCCGGTTTTCGCCTATCCGGACGGTATTCTTGTGGCGGATGCCAGAATTGTTATACAGACAATCACCGGTTGA